The sequence GAAGCAAAATTCAGCAATGAGCCGGTTTCCGGCCCGGCGCAGAGCTTCTCGGTCGGAACCGTCGCGCTGGTCGATCAGGCGGCCAAAGCCGCAGGCGCCGCCTTCCAGGCCTATGCCGGCACCTCGCGCGAGACCCGCGCCGCCTTCCTTGAAAAGATCGCCGAAGAAATCGAGTCAAGGGCGGAGGCGATCACCGAAATCGGCAGCCGTGAAACCGGCCTGCCTGCCGCCCGACTTGAAGGCGAACGCGGCCGGACAGTCGGGCAATTGCTGCTTTTCGCGGCGCATATCCGCTCTGGCGAGCATCTGGACCTGCGCTATGACGCCGCCCAACCGGATCGCAAACCGGCACCGCGCCCCGAGATCCGCCTTGTTCAGCGCCCGGTCGGCCCGGTCGCGGTCTTCGGTGCCTCAAACTTCCCGCTCGCCTTTTCGACCGCAGGCGGCGACACCGCAGCGGCGCTGGCCGCCGGTTGTCCGGTCGTCGTGAAAGGCCATTCGGCCCATCCGGGCACGGCCGAAATCATCGCCGAAGCCATCCTGTCGGCGATCACGGCCTGCGGCCTCAATCCCGGGATTTTCAACCTGATCCAGGGCGGACGCCGCGATGTCGGCTCGACCCTGGTGCAGCATCCGCAGATCAAGGCGGTCGGCTTCACCGGATCGCTTGCCGGCGGACGCGCCCTTTTCGACCTTTGCGCGCAGCGCCCGGATCCGATCCCCTTCTTCGGTGAGCTTGGCTCGGTCAACCCGATGTTCATTCTGCCTGCCGCAGCCTCGACCCGCGCCGCAGAGATCGGCACCGGCTGGGCCGGCTCTCTGACCATGGGGGCCGGCCAGTTCTGCACCAATCCCGGCATCGCGATTGTGATCGATGGCGCGGCGGCGGACGTCCTGACCGCGGCAGCGGTTGCCGCTTTGGCCAAAGCCGAACCGCAGGCGATGCTGACCACTGGCATTGCCGATGCCTGCCGCTCCGGCATCCGCCATTTCCACGACCACCCCTCTGTCCGCATCCTGCATGAGGACATCCGTGAGGGCCGCGAGGCCGGCGCCTGCCTCTATGAAGTCAGTGGAGCTGATTTCCTCGCCGATCACAGCCTCTCGGAAGAGGTGTTCGGCCCGGTCGGTCTGGTGGTGCGCGTCGGCTCGACCGAAGAGATGCTTCAGCTTGCCGAATGCTTCGAGGGCCAGCTGACCGCAACGCTGCATATGGACGTCCCTGACGGCGAAACCGTCAGAGCCCTGCTGCCGGTGCTGGAACGCAAGGCGGGGCGGATCCTCGCCAATGGCTTCCCCACAGGCGTCGAGGTTGTGGGCGCCATGGTCCATGGCGGCCCCTGGCCCGCCTCGACGAATTTCGGCGCAACTTCGGTCGGAACCATGGCGATCCGCCGCTTCCTGCGACCGCTTTCGCTGCAGAATATCCCGGAGGCGCTAACAGCCTATATGGCTTAGCATTTCTGTGGTTTCCGTACATTGTGCAAGGCCTTTGCTCTTGGGACAGGTGACCGAGTTAGGTCATCCTTGAGACATGAACAAAACGCATCGAAGGCCCGCCGTCAGAGTAGCGCTATAAGCTCGCGGCGGGTCAGGCAGGCCAAAGGCATCCCGCGGAGTCTGGTGAAAGACCAGGGTGAGCCATCATTGGACGAGGCCCCGGCCAGCCAGAGCTACAAGGCCCCTGTTTTCATCCTGTGTCGCCCGCCTTTTGCACCCCAAACGGACCTTTTCCCCGGCGATTGCGCAATCCTTTCAATGCCTCGCGTATGGTGGAAGCGAAGGAACTGGGAGCAATCAACGCTATCCCAGTGCGCTTTCGGGTGAACCCAAATACCGTCAGCCTGGCCGCGCCTGGCTCGAAGTCACGGGCGAGGCTCCAGGATCTGGCATCGATCGAGGCGAAATCTGCGCTTCCTGTGATCACAGCCCGCACCGACTGGCGATGACTGCCTGTGGCGATTAGCCTCGCCTCATCTGCAAGCGCACGGCCCTGCTGCGCGAGATCATCGCGCAGCGCCATGATGCCCGAAAGCGAGTCTTCGGAATTAAACGCCATGACCAGATCGGCAAAACTGCGGGCGCGCGCATCGCGCATACGGGCGGCATTTTCGGGGCGGCAAATCAGGGCGCTGGAATAGGCCGCGCCGCTGCAGCCGTCGATACCGTCGTAATCCAGCTGACCCACACGTTCGCGCCCCGGGAAGGAATTGTGGTCCAGCACCCCATGGCAGATCTCGGCAAGCAGCAGCGCCGGATGGTGCCAGACCGCCGTGAAATCCAGATCATCGGGGGCAAGCTGCGCCGGATCAGGGGCCAGCAACCGCCCCCCGGGGCCCCGGATCCCGCCTGGCACAGGTGGCAAATCGCGGTTGCGACGGACAAGCCGGGCCGGGGCCGCAAGACCAGCGGCATGCAAAACGGGCCGGATGTCAGCCCAGGCCGCGTCATTCGCCGCCTGGGCCTCGGGCCAGTCATACATGCCGAAAGAAACCACAAGGCTCATGGCGCGTCCCCTTTCCCGTCTTGGTTTCGACGCCAGCGCGGATGCGGAACCGGCTCTTTCACTTTCCAAGCGAAGCGCCGCAGGATGCTGAAATAGCTGGGAAATACATAGCCCCCATTCAGCCGCGCCCAGTCGCCGCGCGCCGCGCGATAGGTGGCGGGCAGCCGATACCAGGGCACACGCGGCAATTTGTGATGCACAAAATGCAGGTTGTTGTAAAGAAACAGCGGCGCCAGAACCGAGCGCTCGACGATGATCGTGCGGCCGTTCGGATCTTCGGCCCATTGATGTTCGCAATAGGTGCGGATCGCCAGTAGACCCAGCCCGATCCAGCCCGGGACCAGCACATAAAGCCAGGCCGGGATCCCCATACCAAACTGGATGAAGGCCAGCACCGGCACGAGACCTGCAAGATGATGCGCCCAGGCGTTGCGGATCCTGGAATCCCCCGCCGCGATGCGGCGCATCTCGGCCAGGGTAAAGCCTGTCACCGCAAACCAGGGCCCGATCACCACCCGCCCGATCAGCGTATTATTCGCGATCCGCGCCGCCCGCAGGAGGCGCGGCATCCCGAGCCAGTCGAACAGGGCGATGTAATAGCTTTCGGGATCATCATGCGGGTCGGTCAGGCGCTCATCATTATGATGCTGCAAATGGGTCAGCTTATAGCTGCGATAGGGGTAAAAGATCCCGATCGGCAGCCAGACCAGCGCCTCGTTGAGCCGCGCATTTCGGGTTGGGTGGCCATGCAGCACCTCATGCTGCAAAGAAGAATGCAGCGCGACAGTGACCCCGATGACAATCAGCGCCAGCCAGGGCGCCAGCGGATAAAGCCAGAACCCGGCCCAGAGCCAGAGCCCGTAGCACAAGGTCAGCAAGCCCCATGTCGGCCATTCGAACGGCGGCGGCACCCGGCTTGCGCGCGGCAGATCAGGCAATGTGGTCATGAGGCCTCTCAGTCATCGAATGCGCCAAGCCCCTCGGCGATCAGGTTGCTGGAGATCACCAGCGACACAATCGCCAAGGCGGGGAAAGTCGCCACCCACCAGATGCCCGCCGTCAGCAGCCCATAGGAGTCGGCCACCGCAAGCCCCCAGTCGGTCGAGGGAGGTTGCAGCCCGAGGCCCAGAAAGCTCAGCGTCGAAATGGTGAAAAACGCATAGCCAAGGCGCGTCATCGCCTCGATCAGCACGACCTGGCGGATATTGGGCAAGATCTCGCGAAACATCACACCAAAGGCGGATTCACCGCAGATCCGCGCTGAAATGGCATAG is a genomic window of Rhodobacter sp. 24-YEA-8 containing:
- a CDS encoding aldehyde dehydrogenase (NADP(+)), producing the protein EAKFSNEPVSGPAQSFSVGTVALVDQAAKAAGAAFQAYAGTSRETRAAFLEKIAEEIESRAEAITEIGSRETGLPAARLEGERGRTVGQLLLFAAHIRSGEHLDLRYDAAQPDRKPAPRPEIRLVQRPVGPVAVFGASNFPLAFSTAGGDTAAALAAGCPVVVKGHSAHPGTAEIIAEAILSAITACGLNPGIFNLIQGGRRDVGSTLVQHPQIKAVGFTGSLAGGRALFDLCAQRPDPIPFFGELGSVNPMFILPAAASTRAAEIGTGWAGSLTMGAGQFCTNPGIAIVIDGAAADVLTAAAVAALAKAEPQAMLTTGIADACRSGIRHFHDHPSVRILHEDIREGREAGACLYEVSGADFLADHSLSEEVFGPVGLVVRVGSTEEMLQLAECFEGQLTATLHMDVPDGETVRALLPVLERKAGRILANGFPTGVEVVGAMVHGGPWPASTNFGATSVGTMAIRRFLRPLSLQNIPEALTAYMA
- a CDS encoding fatty acid desaturase; protein product: MTTLPDLPRASRVPPPFEWPTWGLLTLCYGLWLWAGFWLYPLAPWLALIVIGVTVALHSSLQHEVLHGHPTRNARLNEALVWLPIGIFYPYRSYKLTHLQHHNDERLTDPHDDPESYYIALFDWLGMPRLLRAARIANNTLIGRVVIGPWFAVTGFTLAEMRRIAAGDSRIRNAWAHHLAGLVPVLAFIQFGMGIPAWLYVLVPGWIGLGLLAIRTYCEHQWAEDPNGRTIIVERSVLAPLFLYNNLHFVHHKLPRVPWYRLPATYRAARGDWARLNGGYVFPSYFSILRRFAWKVKEPVPHPRWRRNQDGKGDAP
- a CDS encoding PhnD/SsuA/transferrin family substrate-binding protein, translating into MSLVVSFGMYDWPEAQAANDAAWADIRPVLHAAGLAAPARLVRRNRDLPPVPGGIRGPGGRLLAPDPAQLAPDDLDFTAVWHHPALLLAEICHGVLDHNSFPGRERVGQLDYDGIDGCSGAAYSSALICRPENAARMRDARARSFADLVMAFNSEDSLSGIMALRDDLAQQGRALADEARLIATGSHRQSVRAVITGSADFASIDARSWSLARDFEPGAARLTVFGFTRKRTGIALIAPSSFASTIREALKGLRNRRGKGPFGVQKAGDTG